The nucleotide sequence TGCCGGGGGCGCGTTTCTTTGTTTCGAGGGATGCGAGAAGCTGGCTCATAAGTTCTTACACCCCAAGGAAGACCAAGAACATCGAAAGGCCCATGAGGCCGCGATCGCCAATCCGGCTGTCGATATCGTTGCAATGGAACGCGATAAAGTATCGGGCGCGATTCGCACCGACTTCATTTTGTCGGCCGAGATTGTTGTGATCACGCTGGGCACGGTTGCGACCGAGCCGTTTCTGACACGCCTGTTTGTCTTGGTGGCGATCAGCCTGCTGATGACCGTCGGCGTTTACGGGTTGGTCGGCGGGATCGTCAAGCTGGACGACCTGGGCGAGTATTTGATTCGCACCAGTCCAGAAGGTGCCGGGCGTTCCCTGCGACGCCGCGTCGGTGAGACGATTTTGATCGGTGCACCGTATCTTATGAAGTTTCTGTCGATCGCCGGAACGATCGCAATGTTCTTAGTGGGCGGCGGGTTACTGTCACACGGAATCGGACCCGTGCATCATCTGATCGAAAGCATGCAGCATCGTCTCGAAGCGATCGAGCCGCTGGGCAATGTTCTTGGTTCGCTTTCGTCGATGGTCGCCAACGCCTTGTTTGGCGTTCTGATTGGTGCGATCGTTCTGGCAATCGTGCACTTCGTTAAAATGGCACTCGGCAAACGGAAAACGCCCGAACACTGAAACGCCCGCACACTGAAACGCCCGCAATTTGCTTGTTGGCGTGCAAGCCTGACGTCACGCCAAGTCGCGGTCACGAACCCC is from Rubripirellula tenax and encodes:
- a CDS encoding DUF808 domain-containing protein; this encodes MASGLLMLLDDITTILDDVAALTKVAAHKTAGVLGDDLALNAQQVSGVKANRELPVVWAVAKGSFYNKVILVPSALVLSAIAPWSIGPLLIAGGAFLCFEGCEKLAHKFLHPKEDQEHRKAHEAAIANPAVDIVAMERDKVSGAIRTDFILSAEIVVITLGTVATEPFLTRLFVLVAISLLMTVGVYGLVGGIVKLDDLGEYLIRTSPEGAGRSLRRRVGETILIGAPYLMKFLSIAGTIAMFLVGGGLLSHGIGPVHHLIESMQHRLEAIEPLGNVLGSLSSMVANALFGVLIGAIVLAIVHFVKMALGKRKTPEH